DNA from Granulicella arctica:
AGAAGCAGCATTAGCAGCCCACCGAACAAAGCCCAGGGCATTAGTTCTCTCAACGAGACGACAGGAATGGCGACTGGTTGAAATATCGAGCCCGTAGCGGACTGAGCCATATTGGAGCCTCCTGGAATGAGACATCTTGATGAGAAATCGTGAAGATGTCTAACTAATCCTGAGCGTAGTGAACGTCGATGGCAGTGTCAAGACAATCGGGTCACCGATGGTAATCTATCTGCGGTGAAACCTTGGAACTACCCGCTTTGCCAGCACGAATCACGCTTATAAGCCATGCGGCGACTCTTGCGTCGCGACGTGCATCATTTCCGCTGGACGAGCCCGTATTAGATGGTGAATTGGGAAAAATCGCGGCGACCGGATGGGCGATACCCCGGCTTCAGCACGTCTGGTCTGCTCCTGAGCAGCGGGCTCAACAGACAGCGAAGGCGTTGGGACTGAAGCCTTCTTTGTCGATGGAACTAGCTGACGTCAACTATGGGACGTGGAGCGGTAAGGGGATTGACGAGATACAGGCTAATGATCCGGAAGGATTGGCGGCATGGCTCACAGATGAGGACGCAGCTCCGCATGGCGGCGAGTCGTTTGTGCAACTGATCGCTCGAGTTGGAATTTGGATGAAGAAGCAAACTGACGCTGGGCATACAGTTGCGGTGACGCATCCCGTAGTAATCCGGGCGGCGATTCTTTGTGGCTTACAAGCCCCAGCCCATTCTTTCTGGCGTATAGAAGTCGCACCGCTGTCAATAACCGATCTCCGATTCAACGGAAGATTATGGACAGTCCGTTCGATGGGATGCTCCCTTTATCGTTCCTGAAAAATCTGCAATGCCATGTGGCAGTCTTTCGAAATATTCTGGCACCTGCAAGTGCATAAAAGAGAGGTCGGTTGAAGTCTGCCGCAATCTCGCAACTGTAACTAGGAGCTTCACGCTGGAAACTTCGCCTTCAATAGATTTGCACCAGAGTCTGTCTCGCCTGACTCAACCTCGCTAAAGGTTGCCGCGCGAGGCCTGCTCACGTTCGATCGCTTCGAACAGAGCCTTGAAGTTGCCCTTGCCGAAGCTGCGGCTGCCTTTACGTTGAATAATTTCGTAAAAGACTGTCGGGCGATCTTCCACAGGGCGGGTAAAGATCTGCAACATGTAGCCTTCGTCGTCACGATCGACCAGGATGCCGAGCCGTTCGAGTTCTTCGATCGGCTCGTCGATCGTTCCGATGCGACTCTGGAGATCGGTGTAGTAACTATGCGGAATGGTGAGGAAACTGACGCCCTGCTGCTGCATCTGCGAGACGGTTGCGAGGATATCCTTCGTGGCGAGCGCCATGTGTTGGACGCCCGGGCCTCCGTAGAACTCGAGGTACTCTTCGATCTGCGATTTGCGGCGACCTTTGGCGGGCTCGTTGATGGGGAATTTGACGTAACCGTTGCCATTGGCCATAACCTTGGACATAAGCGCGGAATACTCGGTCGAGATGTCGTTATCGTCGAAGTGCTGATAGAGAGAGAAGCCCATGACGTGTGCATAAAAGTTGACCCACTCGTTCATGGCATTCCAGCCAACATTACCGACGATGTGATCGACGTGAAGAAGGCCGACCGGACGAGCAATCGGGTCTGTAGACACAGCTTGATATCCGGGGAAGAAGACGCCGGTGTAGTCTTTGCGCTCCACAAAAGTATGTAAGGTATCGCCGTATGCGGCGATACTGGCAGTGACGACTCGACCCTCATCATCGCTGAACTCGGTGGGTTCCTGTACGGAACGGGCACCGCGGCTGGTTGTTTCTAGCCACGCGCTGCGCGCATCGTCGACCCAGAGTGCGATGGAACGAACGCCATCTCCATGTTTGTGCACGTGCTGGGCAGCCTCGGAGTCGGAACGGAGAGCAGTGGTTAGAACGAAGCGGATCTTGCCTTGCTGTAGAACGTAAGAGGCGCGATCGCGTTGTCCCGTCTCGGGGCCAGCATAGGCGATCAGCGACATGCCGAAGGCCATGCGATAAAAATAGGCTGACTGTCGAGCGTTTCCCACGAAGAACTCGATGTGATCTGTCCCTTTGAGCGGAAGGAAATCCTTCACGGTTTGCTGCTCGACCTGTGGGATTGTTGCCATGATGCTTATCTCCTGTCCTATGGCGTTGATTACCCCTCCGCCAGCTATCGCATGAGCAAGCATCCGCCTCGTTTGTAACTGATGTCAAATCGTGTTTGCGAGCATTTGGTTAGATCACTCGTGCGTGTGTGCGATAGGTGGTGCGATGATGCCGCGACACTCTCCGAGACCGATGCGAGGGAGACCGGGCAGCTCGCAGAAGCCGCGAAGGATGACCTCGTCACCATCTTGAAGGAAGCTGCGTATTTCTCCGTTTGCAAGCTTGAACGGAGTGGTGCCGCGATGAGAGATTTCAAGCAGCGAGCCTTGTGATCCTTCCTCGGGACCAGAGAGGGTGCCACTAGCGATGAGATCGCCGGAAAGCAGGTTACAGCCGTTACTAGTATGGTGTGCAAGCATCTGCGCAAAGCTCCAGTAGAGACTTCGCAGATTGCCCGAGCTGAGCTGCACAGGCAGTTGTGCCGAGTCTCGCATCGCCTGCGTCGATAGATGGACTTCGAGCTTGAGGTCAATGGCAGCCGCTGCCCCAGCCGGTGAACTTAGATATGGAAGCGGGGCGGGATCTCCGGATGGACGTGGCGCGAGCGGAACGCGGAATGGAGCGAGCGCGTCCATGGTGACTACCCAGGGAGAGATGCTGGTAGCAAAGCTCTTGCCGAGAAACGGGCCCAGCGGCTGGTACTCCCATGCCTGAATATCACGAGCTGACCAGTCGTTTACAAGCGAGATGCCGAAGATATGCTCCTCAGCACTTTCGATAGAGATCGAATGACCGAGTGAATTGCCGGTGCCGACATAAACGCCGACCTCCAGTTCGTAGTCGAGCTGTTTGGTCGCGCCAAATGTGGGAAGATCGGCGGATGGCGGCTTGGTCTGGCCGTGCGGCCTGGACACAGGTGTTCCGCTGAGGATGAGCGACGAGGCTCGGCCGTGATAGCCGATAGGGACGAACTTATAGTTGGGGAGCAGAGGTTGATCGGGTCGAAAGAGGCGGCCAACATTGGTGGCGTGATCGATAGAGGCATAGAAGTCCGTGTAGTTACCGACTTGAACAGGCTTGCGAAGGACCGCGCCCTCTCTTGGAATGAGGAGCTTTTCAAGGATTTTTATCTGGGTTGCATCCGTTCCCTCTGTCATGAGAAGCATCACTGCGCGCCGAAGTTGCGAAACAGCTCCATTGCCACACTGCATGAGTGGATTCAGATACGGCGCAGTGCAGGCATGGCGTAGCGCGCTGTCTAGCGCATCGAGAAGTCCGTTACCGGCGGCCAGGTGGAGATCAAAGATGAAGTCACCGATACCGACGCCTAGGTGCGATTCACCATCTTGCATCTGCAATACACAGAAGGGTAGGTTCTGAAGAGGGAAGTCGCATTCGGGTTCATTTGCAGAGGCAACCCAACTTTTCCATGTCCAGTATTCTTCGAGCGCAGTTACTGTCACAACCACCTCAATTGTTTCATCTCGTCGAGCGGCTCGGTGAATGAGCATGAACCGAAACCCATCATAATGTTTTCGCGGACATGTACGAGTTCGTACATGGCGAAACGCTGATCACGCCAGCGCGCACATTCGCCATCGAATGAAAAGCTAGTAGGTAAGCTGTCCTCAAGCAGAGCGCTTGCCACACCGATATCTCCGCCGAGCGAAAGCATCGACGTGGCAAGAATCACATTGATGAATCCGTACATCAACGCTCTTTCGCTGTCGGGTGCGTAAGTCAGTGGATGAATACCACGGAGAGCGTGATGGAGACCGGCCGTAGCCTTGAAGGGAACGTGCCGTGTGACGCAATATGAGAGAAAATGGGCAACCTCGTGAACCGACGGAATCGCATGTTGTGTGACACCGCCGGTCCTTATCTTCGCGTAACCCCCAGCATCAGCAATCGCCGCAACATACTCGGCAGGGTCTGTACCGCTCGGCACCTCAAAGTAAATTTTGCCTACAGGCAGGCGACTGCGGATGGCAGCGATCTCCCTAATCTGCGTTGGTCTGAACTCGACGACATCGAGAGACAGCCCAAGACGCTCAGCCATGCGGAGATCGTTCTCCCACTCAGGACCAACAAGCAGACTCAGAGGCCATTCAGTCGCGCTCGAAGGCGAAGAAGCGCAAAATTCTGTAAGACTGCTGACAGGAAGGATCAGCCTCCCAAGAGCCCATGCGTGCGGGCCCTCATGGTATCGGCAGTACTCGCGGATAGTTGTGTGCATGTCGAGATTCGCCGGAGGAAAAAGACCGGCGTAGTCGATACAGTGGCAGAGAAGCGCTTGAGCCGCGGTCATCTCTTATCCGCCTCCACACCGGGATAGAGGCGCTTCAAACCTTGCCAGCATTCGTAATACTCGTGCTGTAGGATCTTCGTTTCGAGCGCGAAGCGTGTCGGGCGCACAACCATGCGTGTCTCGAACATGAACGCAAGCGAGTCCTTGATGTGCTGCGGTTTCAAATCTGCTGCACTCGCACGTGCAAAGGTTTCTGCATCTGGTCCATGACCGGACATGCAGTTGTGCAGGCTTGCACCACCGGGCAGGAAGCCCTCTGCTTTGGCGTCATACTCTCCGTAGATCAGGCCCATGAACTCGTTCATCATGTTGCGGTGAAACCAGGGGGGACGGAAAGTGTGCTCTGCAACAAGCCAGCGCGGAGGAAATATGACAAAGTCGACATTGGCGATGCCGTGAAGATGTGATGGTGCAGTGAGTACGGTGAAGATGGATGGATCGGGATGGTCGAAGCTGACTGTGTTGATGCAGTTGAAGCGCGCCATGTCGTATTTGTAAGGGGCATAGTTGCCGTGCCACGCGACGACGTCAATCGGAGAGTGATTGAACTTCGCGGACCAGAGCCTGCCAAGAAACTTGGAGACGACCTCGCACTCTCCTTCCCCATCCTCGAAAGCGGCTACAGGGGTAAGGAAATCTCTGGAGTTTGCGAGGCCATTTGCTCCGATTGGCCCAAGCTCCGGAAGCCGAAAAGGCTGACCGTAGTTCTCGCAGATATAACCTCGTGCTTTTTCATCCAGAAGATCGACGCGAAACTTGATGCCGCGAGGGATGA
Protein-coding regions in this window:
- a CDS encoding CbtB domain-containing protein, which produces MAQSATGSIFQPVAIPVVSLRELMPWALFGGLLMLLLIYFVGAEQGATSLVHGRVIHEFVHDGRHLLGFPCH
- the hmgA gene encoding homogentisate 1,2-dioxygenase; amino-acid sequence: MPELIYQSGFGNEFATEAQPGALPVGQNAPQRNAYGLYAEQVSGSAFTAPRGLNRRTWMYRIRPSVVHEPYQPFATQTLLRSGLFEELPTPPNQMRWNPPDFPSATDFVEGITTLGGNGDPANQDGVGIHLYTATSSMSARFFYNADGEMLILPQQGGLRFVTECGILEVKPGELIVIPRGIKFRVDLLDEKARGYICENYGQPFRLPELGPIGANGLANSRDFLTPVAAFEDGEGECEVVSKFLGRLWSAKFNHSPIDVVAWHGNYAPYKYDMARFNCINTVSFDHPDPSIFTVLTAPSHLHGIANVDFVIFPPRWLVAEHTFRPPWFHRNMMNEFMGLIYGEYDAKAEGFLPGGASLHNCMSGHGPDAETFARASAADLKPQHIKDSLAFMFETRMVVRPTRFALETKILQHEYYECWQGLKRLYPGVEADKR
- a CDS encoding histidine phosphatase family protein: MGKIAATGWAIPRLQHVWSAPEQRAQQTAKALGLKPSLSMELADVNYGTWSGKGIDEIQANDPEGLAAWLTDEDAAPHGGESFVQLIARVGIWMKKQTDAGHTVAVTHPVVIRAAILCGLQAPAHSFWRIEVAPLSITDLRFNGRLWTVRSMGCSLYRS
- the fahA gene encoding fumarylacetoacetase, coding for MVVTVTALEEYWTWKSWVASANEPECDFPLQNLPFCVLQMQDGESHLGVGIGDFIFDLHLAAGNGLLDALDSALRHACTAPYLNPLMQCGNGAVSQLRRAVMLLMTEGTDATQIKILEKLLIPREGAVLRKPVQVGNYTDFYASIDHATNVGRLFRPDQPLLPNYKFVPIGYHGRASSLILSGTPVSRPHGQTKPPSADLPTFGATKQLDYELEVGVYVGTGNSLGHSISIESAEEHIFGISLVNDWSARDIQAWEYQPLGPFLGKSFATSISPWVVTMDALAPFRVPLAPRPSGDPAPLPYLSSPAGAAAAIDLKLEVHLSTQAMRDSAQLPVQLSSGNLRSLYWSFAQMLAHHTSNGCNLLSGDLIASGTLSGPEEGSQGSLLEISHRGTTPFKLANGEIRSFLQDGDEVILRGFCELPGLPRIGLGECRGIIAPPIAHTHE
- the hppD gene encoding 4-hydroxyphenylpyruvate dioxygenase — encoded protein: MATIPQVEQQTVKDFLPLKGTDHIEFFVGNARQSAYFYRMAFGMSLIAYAGPETGQRDRASYVLQQGKIRFVLTTALRSDSEAAQHVHKHGDGVRSIALWVDDARSAWLETTSRGARSVQEPTEFSDDEGRVVTASIAAYGDTLHTFVERKDYTGVFFPGYQAVSTDPIARPVGLLHVDHIVGNVGWNAMNEWVNFYAHVMGFSLYQHFDDNDISTEYSALMSKVMANGNGYVKFPINEPAKGRRKSQIEEYLEFYGGPGVQHMALATKDILATVSQMQQQGVSFLTIPHSYYTDLQSRIGTIDEPIEELERLGILVDRDDEGYMLQIFTRPVEDRPTVFYEIIQRKGSRSFGKGNFKALFEAIEREQASRGNL